GGCTCCTGACCGAGAGCACTCCCGAACACCTGATCTCTGGAACACCTGTACTGGCCCGCCGGCACTGGATTCCGGAACAGCCAGTACCGCTGGAGTGTGTACGGCTGTACTGGCAGCCGGACACGCCCGCAGCCGACCTGGACGGCGGTGAGCCAGAGCTCGATCACATTCGCCCACGCCGGGATGACGGGACCACCCATCGCCGCTATGCGGATGCTGTTCGGGATCTCGCCAAGCCCAAGCTCTTTGAGAACCGAAGCTGTTACCGCCTGCTTGCTGTTGAGCCTTCTGCCGACGGTCCAGCGTTGACCTTCGGCCGTGGTCAGTACTTCGACGTCATCAACATCTGTGAGGCCGTCGCACATGAATACGCGGCGGCAGTCCTGGAGGGCGCGAACGGGCCAGTTCGCCCTGCTTCCACGCCCTTCCGGGCCGCCATCGGTGATCCGACCGACCTTGTGCGCCGACCCGTCATGGCGGCCATCAGCACGCTTACCATTCGGCACGATCGCCAGACCGGCGACGCGGAGTTCGTGCTGCACTGGCGTGATCCCGAGAAGGTGGCCAGTGGCGGGGGCCTGTACCAGGTGATGCCGGTCGGGATGTTCCAGCCATCGGACGACGCGCCGTGGAACGAGGACAACGACTTCGACCTGTGGCGCTCCATTCTGCGGGAGCTGAGTGAGGAACTGCTCGGTGGCAGCGAGGATTACGGCAGCGACCGGGCGCCCATCGACTATGCCGCCTGGCCACTCAACAAGACGCTCACCGCAGCGCGTGAGGACGGCAGCCTGCGAGTCTTCTGGCTGGGCCTCGGGATGGACCCACTGACGTTCGTCACCGACCTGCTCACCGTGGCCGTGTTCGACGCCGACCTTTTCGACGAGACGTTCCAGCGCATCGTCTCGACCAACGACGAAGGCCGTCTGGTCGGTTTGGAGGATGCGACAGGGCGCTCGGTAGGCATCCCTTTCACTGCCGATCAGGTGGATCGCCTCACCGGCACGGAGCCGATGCAGCCCGCCGGCGCGGCGCTCCTGCGGCTCGCCTGGCAGCACCGGAAGGCCCTGTTGCAGTTCCCCTGACGCAGGGCGGTACCCGGGCTACCCAACCGGCCCAGGAGCTGGTTGGGGGTGGAGGCAACGCAGGTCAGGCCGCCCGGGCCGCACTGGCGGCCCGGGCGGCCTCGCGTTCTCACGGCCCTCGCAGCACACCAGCCCAACTCATGCGATGGACTTCGAGATCTACAGGACCGCAGGAAGATCCATGCCCGCATCGAACCAGGACATTCAGCATTCCCTCACTTGGGCCTGCTAGTCGGCCAAGTGGGCGGGGGGCGGGGGGCGGGGGGCGGGGGGCGGGGGGCGGGGGCGGGGGGCGGGGGGCGGGGGGCGGTGTCACGGGGTGCTCTGGACCGGGAAGCCGGTGGGGCGGCCCTGGTCCTTCAGCCAGGTGAGCACCTGGTCGAGGGCTTCGACAGTCTGCTGGCGGTCGCCGCCGCCGTCGTGGAACAGGATGGTCGGGCCGAGGCTGATCTCCTTCTTGACCGTGGCGACGATGGTGGCGGTGCCGGGCTTGTTGAAGTCCTTCGAGTCGTCGTTCCAGCCGAGTGGGCGCATGCCGTTCAGGGCGGCGATGCGCCGGCTGTCGGGGGTGAACGAGCCGCCGGGAGCCCGGTAGTACAGCACCTTGGCGCCGCCAGCAGCCTCCTCGATCATCTTCTTCGCGTCCAGGATCTGCTTCTCCTGGTAGGCGACGGGCTTCTTGTCCATGGTGGTGTCGTGGTCCACGGTGTGATCGCAGAGCCGGTGGCCTTCCGCGACGACCCGCTTGACCATGTCGGGGTGGGCCTTGGCCTGCGGTCCGATCATGCAGAACGTCGCCTTCACGCCGTGCCGCTTGAGCACGTCGAGGACCTTCGGAGTCCAGATCGGGTCGGGGCCGTCGTCGATGGTGATGTTGACGGCCTTGCCTCCGGCCTCGGAGGCGTGGGCTATGCCGTCGGGTATTCCGCCTTGCTGGGTACCGCCGTCGTCGCCCTTGGAGCCGTCCCCGCCGCTGCCGTCGGGGGCCGTGTCCTGCGCGTGTGTGACGTTCGGCTGGGGAGCGTCGTCCGACCCGTTGAGGGACGCAACCCCCCAGACGCCCGCCGTCAGCACAACGGCCGCTGTGGCGAGGGCCACCCGGCTGCGGCCCAGATCCTTCATGCGTGCTTTGAGGTCCATCGACCGACCACTCCCCCACCTGTCTGCGAGCTTTCCGAGGTTCATGACGAGAACCGAATCGAACAGGTTCCCCGATTCGCTCGTCATTGCAGGTGAAGGCCTTGATCGCGGCCCCGGCCCGCCCGACCGGGCCGGGGCCTGCATGGGGCCTGAGGGGCTCAGGCGCTCTTGGCAGCCTCGAAGCGGGCCTGGAAGTCCTGCCAGTTGACGACGTCCCAGAGCTTCTCGACGTAGTCCGGCCGGACGTTGCCGTACTGCAGGTAGTAGGCGTGCTCCCAGGCGTCGAAGGCGAGCAGCGGCGTGGTGTTCCGACCAACGTTACTGCTTCTTGTTCACATCACGTCAGATACGCATGCTCAGCCCTCCGCCGTCCACGTGACCAGCGGCGGGCGGACGGCGGCGCACAACGGGTGCCCCTTGGCGTCCGTCAGCCCCAGGCGGGCCACCAGCAGGCCGGTGTTCACGGCCGCCTTGACGGTCGCCGGGTCGATCTCCTCCAGCAGCAGCTTCGCCCGGCGGAACAGCGACCAGCCGTCACCCTCGGCCGTCACCCAGTTCAGGTAGACGAACCTGCCGCCCGGGCCGCCCTGGACGTACCGGCCGGTGATGTCCACGCCGGTCGGCGTCGCCTTCGCCGCGCACTCCAGCGTCCACTCCGCGCGCGGCGCATCGCCGGGGTACGGGTCCAGCAACTCGCCCGGCTTGGCGCGGCGTTGGACGGCCACGTGGATGTCCCGGTACCCCGGGAAGCCGGGGGCGGCCGCGCACTCGCGGCCCGGCAGGTCGGTGGCCTCGATCCTGAGCTGCATACCGCCATCGTCCCGCACCCGGCGCGGTTCTCCCCGCGCCCCCGCCGCACGGCGAGGGCGGGTAGAGCTCAGCGGGTGATCGGCGGGTGGAGGGCCAGGAGGGACGGGACGGTCTCGGGGGCGGCCAGGCGGAGGAGGCCGTGGCCGATTCCGGCGAGGCCGACCATGAGGGAGGGGCTGTGGACGCCGTTCGGGAGGCCGCAGATCCAGCCTCGGGTGTCGAGGGCGTCCAGGGTCGCGCGAGCCTGCGCGTGCCAGGGGGCGCCGGCGAGGTGGAGGGGTTCGAGGTTGCCGAGGTCGCCGTGGCAGAGCGAGAAGTTGAGGCCGAAGCCTTCGCGGAGCACGGTGTCGAGGGCGTTGTCGCGTTCCTTGCGGAGCAACTCGTCGCCGTCGGGCAGGAGTTCGGCGAGTTCGACGCGGGCGAGGGCGATGCCGGCGGCGCCGTGGCACCAGAGGGTGGGAAAGGAGGGAGCGCCGGGTCCGCCGTCCTCGCGGACGTCGCGCCAGTTGGCGGCGGCCGGGTCGAACAGGGTGCGCTCGTACGCGAGGGCGTCGAGGGCGAGTTGGGGCAGTCGCTGGTCGCCGAGGCGGTGGCCGGCGCGGGCCAGGGCCCAGGCGATGCCGGAGGCGCCGTGGGCGAAGCCCGCGAGGGGGCGGGTGGCGGTGTCGGCGAGGGAGGCGGGCAGCCAGCCGGTGCCGCCTTCGGGGTGGGGGGTGGCGGTGCCGGTGAGGCGTTCGGCGCAGGTGGCGAGGGCGGCGGTGACGGCCGAGCCGGGGCGGATGGCGTCCCAGGCGAGCAGGCCGCCGATGGTGCCGGCATTGCCGGCGAGGAGGTCGTGCAGGGTGTCCTCGGCGGCGGTGACGGTGATGCGCTCGATCACCTGCGCGGCGAGTGCGTCGAGTTCGGCGTCGGGGTGGTGGGCGGCGAGGTGGGCGACGGTGTAGAGCACGCCGCCGGTGCCGGCGAGGCCGCCGCCGAGGCGGTCGGCGCGCCGGCGGATCTGGTGACGGAACGTCAGTTCAGCTGCCCGGGCGGCCTCGCGGTGTGAACGGTCGCCGGTGACGACGGCGAGCTGGTGGAGGAAGAGGGTGATGCCCGCGGTGCCGCTGTAGAGGTCGGGGCCGAGTTCGGCGGGGGCCCAGCGGCCGGGCGTGGTCCAGTTGGGGCCGACCCAGGCGAGGTCGGCGCGGCCGCGGTAGGCCTCGCGGATCAGCTGCTCGCCGGCTTCGACGGCTTTGGCAAGGGCGCGGGCGGCCAGCCCCTCCCCCGGTTCGACCGACGTGTCCCGCGGGACGGCGGCGGTGGTGGCCCGGCGCGGCTCGCGGGCCCCGTCGGCGGTGGTGACGGAGAGCCGCAGGAGCTGGAGCTGGCGGGCCAGGTCCTCCTCGCCGAGTTGGTCCGCCTTGGCAAGGGCGAGGTCGAGCGCGGGCCGGTCGGTGACACCGGGGATGACGGCGCCGGTGGAGGAGCGGGCGTCGACGCTGTCGGGGCGGATGGTGAAGACGGGTATGTCGCCGCGCCACAGGTCCGCGCGTTCGTGGTCGACGAAGGCGAGGGCGTGTTCCTCCCAGGCGGCGAGGGCCCAGAGCCGGTCGAGGTGGCGGTCCTGGTCGAGGGCGTCGCGGAGGAGGTCGGGGTGGCAGGCGGTGTTGAGGAGGCTGCGGTACTCGAAGGTGTCGCGGCGCAGCATCCGCGTCTCGTCGCCCGCGAACGCACCGATCAGTTCCCGGAGTTGTTCCTTGTCCGCGGCGAGCAGCCGGTAGGCCTCGGTGAAGCCGGATTCCAGCGCGTCGAGGTGGTCGGCGAGTCGCAGCGGCTGCCCGGCGGGGACGGGCCGGCTGCCGGGGGCTTCGACGGGCAACCGCCGGTATTCGAGCCGTAGTTCGTCGGTGCCCTGGTTGACGAGGACGGCGGCGGCACGGGGCGGGAGGCTGGCCGGGTCCCAGCCGAGGGCCGAGAGGTCGGTGCCGCCGTTGCCCTCGTCCCACATCCGTTCGGGGAGCAGGCCGGAGCGCAGGACCGAGTGGCGGGCCCGGTGGCGGGCGAGGCGCTCGGACTCGGAGAGGTCCTTGGCGGGCTCGTGCAGGTCGGGGTGGAGCAGTGCTTCCAGGTCGATGAGGACGGGCTGGTCGCGGACGGCGAGGAGGTTCTGCGCGTGGCAGTCGACGGCGTCGAGGGCGTAGAGCAGGGCGGCGAGGGTGCCGGCCCGGTGGTAGAAGGCGCTCAACTCGACCGCATCGCGCGCAGGTTCGGACGTGACGTGGGCGACCCAGCCGTAGCCGTCACCGGCGAGGTGGGCGAGGTCGTGCAGGGGCAGCCGGAGCCTGGGATTGAGCCACCGCAGGATCTGCTGGAAGTGGGTCTCGGCACCGAGCGGGCGGGGCTTGTAGACGATCCGGGTGCCGTGCTCGAAGCGCAGGGAGCTGACGGTGGCACCGCCGCGATGG
The nucleotide sequence above comes from Streptomyces kaniharaensis. Encoded proteins:
- a CDS encoding transcriptional regulator, with amino-acid sequence MADDQPNPSDNREQWQRVRSHLNHQRFALTGRLLTESTPEHLISGTPVLARRHWIPEQPVPLECVRLYWQPDTPAADLDGGEPELDHIRPRRDDGTTHRRYADAVRDLAKPKLFENRSCYRLLAVEPSADGPALTFGRGQYFDVINICEAVAHEYAAAVLEGANGPVRPASTPFRAAIGDPTDLVRRPVMAAISTLTIRHDRQTGDAEFVLHWRDPEKVASGGGLYQVMPVGMFQPSDDAPWNEDNDFDLWRSILRELSEELLGGSEDYGSDRAPIDYAAWPLNKTLTAAREDGSLRVFWLGLGMDPLTFVTDLLTVAVFDADLFDETFQRIVSTNDEGRLVGLEDATGRSVGIPFTADQVDRLTGTEPMQPAGAALLRLAWQHRKALLQFP
- a CDS encoding polysaccharide deacetylase family protein; translated protein: MDLKARMKDLGRSRVALATAAVVLTAGVWGVASLNGSDDAPQPNVTHAQDTAPDGSGGDGSKGDDGGTQQGGIPDGIAHASEAGGKAVNITIDDGPDPIWTPKVLDVLKRHGVKATFCMIGPQAKAHPDMVKRVVAEGHRLCDHTVDHDTTMDKKPVAYQEKQILDAKKMIEEAAGGAKVLYYRAPGGSFTPDSRRIAALNGMRPLGWNDDSKDFNKPGTATIVATVKKEISLGPTILFHDGGGDRQQTVEALDQVLTWLKDQGRPTGFPVQSTP
- a CDS encoding DUF5990 family protein encodes the protein MQLRIEATDLPGRECAAAPGFPGYRDIHVAVQRRAKPGELLDPYPGDAPRAEWTLECAAKATPTGVDITGRYVQGGPGGRFVYLNWVTAEGDGWSLFRRAKLLLEEIDPATVKAAVNTGLLVARLGLTDAKGHPLCAAVRPPLVTWTAEG
- a CDS encoding type 2 lanthipeptide synthetase LanM family protein, which encodes MVDASELPRAAARAVPLNARGRVPDGSRPGPESAERAARKLDRWRAQAPFDRDGWFERRLAADGLDPDALRALLAEHPDALADRLGPAPWAERLAAAFAEPAPIDVPEDHAFARIVAPLLADARDRLAAGIAVLDAPTLGTPEELTALALPALTAAAHAMAVRTVITELHVARLTGELTGDTPEQRYRDFLDRLTRPERAVRLLAEYPVLAHRLATAADQWAATGLTLFRRLAADLPALRATFAAGRPLGRLTELATGLGDPHRGGATVSSLRFEHGTRIVYKPRPLGAETHFQQILRWLNPRLRLPLHDLAHLAGDGYGWVAHVTSEPARDAVELSAFYHRAGTLAALLYALDAVDCHAQNLLAVRDQPVLIDLEALLHPDLHEPAKDLSESERLARHRARHSVLRSGLLPERMWDEGNGGTDLSALGWDPASLPPRAAAVLVNQGTDELRLEYRRLPVEAPGSRPVPAGQPLRLADHLDALESGFTEAYRLLAADKEQLRELIGAFAGDETRMLRRDTFEYRSLLNTACHPDLLRDALDQDRHLDRLWALAAWEEHALAFVDHERADLWRGDIPVFTIRPDSVDARSSTGAVIPGVTDRPALDLALAKADQLGEEDLARQLQLLRLSVTTADGAREPRRATTAAVPRDTSVEPGEGLAARALAKAVEAGEQLIREAYRGRADLAWVGPNWTTPGRWAPAELGPDLYSGTAGITLFLHQLAVVTGDRSHREAARAAELTFRHQIRRRADRLGGGLAGTGGVLYTVAHLAAHHPDAELDALAAQVIERITVTAAEDTLHDLLAGNAGTIGGLLAWDAIRPGSAVTAALATCAERLTGTATPHPEGGTGWLPASLADTATRPLAGFAHGASGIAWALARAGHRLGDQRLPQLALDALAYERTLFDPAAANWRDVREDGGPGAPSFPTLWCHGAAGIALARVELAELLPDGDELLRKERDNALDTVLREGFGLNFSLCHGDLGNLEPLHLAGAPWHAQARATLDALDTRGWICGLPNGVHSPSLMVGLAGIGHGLLRLAAPETVPSLLALHPPITR